Proteins from one Phyllobacterium zundukense genomic window:
- the rpsI gene encoding 30S ribosomal protein S9, producing the protein MAELNSLAELGTSAVAPTQAAAPVHVQKLDAKGRAYATGKRKDAVARVWIKPGSGKIVINEKEYGKYFARPVLQMILQQPIVAANRAGQYDVIATVAGGGLSGQAGAVRHGISKALTYFEPALRGVLKKGGFLTRDSRVVERKKYGKAKARRSFQFSKR; encoded by the coding sequence ATGGCTGAGCTCAACTCGCTCGCAGAACTCGGTACCTCTGCCGTCGCCCCGACGCAGGCCGCTGCACCGGTTCATGTCCAGAAGCTCGATGCCAAGGGCCGTGCCTACGCAACCGGCAAGCGCAAGGATGCGGTCGCCCGCGTCTGGATCAAGCCAGGTTCCGGCAAGATCGTCATCAACGAAAAGGAATACGGCAAGTATTTCGCCCGTCCGGTTCTGCAGATGATCCTGCAGCAGCCTATCGTTGCTGCCAACCGCGCCGGCCAGTACGACGTTATCGCTACCGTTGCCGGTGGTGGTCTGTCCGGTCAGGCCGGTGCCGTTCGTCACGGTATCTCCAAGGCCCTCACCTATTTCGAACCTGCACTGCGCGGCGTTCTGAAAAAGGGCGGCTTCCTGACACGCGACAGCCGCGTCGTCGAACGCAAGAAGTACGGCAAGGCGAAAGCCCGTCGCTCGTTCCAGTTCTCGAAGCGCTAA
- the speB gene encoding agmatinase, with translation MPSKSIDHAFTARNLTSAATDPTHAGALSFMRRRYTKSLNGAEAVIWGIPFDAAVSNRPGARFGPQAIRRASAIFDNDPQYPFQRDLFADLAVIDYGDCLLDYGNHQKTPATIEREAAKIVKSGAFLLSLGGDHFVTWPILKAHAAKHGPVALVQFDAHQDTWYDDGKRIDHGSFVGRAARDGVIDPAHSIQVGIRTHAPDDCGLKIVYGYEVEEISAAEIAKQIIARTAGRKVYLTFDIDCLDPAFAPGTGTPVAGGPSSAKILSVLRHLTELNIVGADVVEVAPAYDHADVTAIAGATIAMYYLGILAEKKAKLKR, from the coding sequence ATGCCATCGAAGTCCATCGATCATGCCTTTACAGCGCGCAATCTGACCAGCGCAGCCACTGATCCGACCCATGCAGGCGCCCTCTCCTTCATGCGCAGGCGCTATACGAAAAGCCTGAACGGTGCCGAGGCCGTCATCTGGGGCATTCCGTTCGATGCGGCAGTCTCCAACCGGCCCGGCGCGCGGTTTGGTCCGCAGGCGATACGGCGAGCGTCGGCGATTTTCGACAATGATCCGCAATATCCGTTCCAGCGCGATCTGTTTGCCGATCTGGCTGTGATCGATTATGGCGATTGCCTGCTTGACTACGGCAATCACCAGAAAACCCCCGCGACGATCGAGCGGGAAGCCGCAAAGATCGTCAAATCCGGCGCGTTCCTTCTGTCGCTAGGCGGCGACCATTTCGTCACGTGGCCGATCCTCAAGGCGCATGCGGCCAAGCATGGTCCGGTGGCGCTGGTGCAGTTCGATGCGCATCAGGATACCTGGTACGATGACGGCAAGCGCATCGACCATGGATCCTTCGTTGGCCGCGCCGCGCGCGATGGGGTGATCGACCCTGCTCATTCGATTCAAGTCGGTATTCGCACCCACGCTCCCGACGACTGCGGATTGAAGATCGTTTATGGCTACGAGGTCGAGGAAATATCGGCGGCGGAGATAGCCAAGCAGATCATTGCGCGGACAGCGGGCAGAAAGGTGTATCTGACCTTCGACATCGATTGCCTCGACCCGGCCTTCGCGCCGGGCACGGGCACACCGGTGGCGGGCGGACCTTCCTCGGCAAAAATACTCTCAGTGCTGCGGCATCTGACAGAACTGAACATTGTCGGCGCCGACGTGGTTGAAGTTGCGCCCGCCTATGACCATGCCGATGTGACCGCGATCGCCGGTGCCACAATAGCGATGTATTATCTGGGTATTCTGGCAGAAAAGAAGGCCAAGCTAAAACGATGA
- the argC gene encoding N-acetyl-gamma-glutamyl-phosphate reductase: protein MKPKIFIDGEHGTTGLQIRTRLAGRDDLDVLSIPEAERRNKDMRADFLKESDVAILCLPDDASKEAVSILEGHNSTKIIDTSTAHRVHPDWAYGFAELDRDQRQKIVDARLVANPGCYPTGAISLVRPLRDAGILPGDYPVTVNAVSGYTGGGKQMIAQMENPDAPDHIDANHFLYAMPLKHKHVPELQVHGHLDRKPIFSPSVGRFAQGMIVQVPLFTADLDGNPSMADIHAALSAHYEGQNIVQVVPLAESAMLPRLDPEELRDTDIMKLYVFGTEGSGQVNLVALLDNLGKGASGAAVQNLDLMLGNA from the coding sequence ATGAAACCGAAAATCTTCATCGACGGCGAACACGGCACCACCGGCCTGCAGATCCGCACACGGCTTGCGGGCCGCGACGATCTCGATGTGCTTTCGATTCCGGAAGCCGAGCGGCGCAACAAAGATATGCGCGCGGACTTTCTCAAGGAATCGGATGTCGCCATCCTCTGCCTGCCCGACGATGCGTCGAAGGAAGCGGTATCGATTCTCGAAGGGCACAACTCGACGAAGATCATCGACACCTCGACCGCGCACCGTGTGCATCCGGATTGGGCCTACGGCTTTGCCGAGCTTGATCGCGACCAGCGCCAAAAAATCGTCGATGCGCGGCTCGTCGCCAATCCCGGCTGTTATCCGACCGGCGCGATTTCGCTGGTTCGCCCCTTGCGCGATGCGGGCATCCTGCCCGGCGATTATCCGGTTACCGTCAATGCGGTCTCGGGCTATACCGGCGGTGGCAAACAGATGATTGCGCAGATGGAAAATCCGGATGCGCCTGATCATATCGACGCAAACCACTTCCTTTATGCAATGCCGCTGAAGCACAAGCACGTGCCGGAGTTGCAGGTGCATGGGCATCTGGATCGCAAGCCTATCTTTTCGCCTAGCGTCGGTCGTTTCGCGCAGGGGATGATCGTGCAGGTGCCGCTGTTTACCGCGGACCTGGACGGCAATCCGTCAATGGCGGATATCCATGCAGCGCTCAGCGCCCATTATGAGGGCCAGAACATCGTGCAGGTGGTGCCGCTGGCCGAAAGCGCCATGTTGCCGCGCCTCGATCCGGAAGAGCTGCGCGATACGGACATCATGAAGCTCTATGTCTTTGGCACCGAAGGCAGCGGTCAGGTCAATCTCGTCGCCCTCCTCGACAATCTCGGCAAGGGCGCATCCGGGGCTGCCGTGCAGAATCTCGACTTGATGCTTGGAAATGCTTGA
- a CDS encoding aminoglycoside phosphotransferase family protein yields the protein MLDAIAETFPPEWKVSSPELVAETATSRIVKVRLEDGEPAIIKHLTPLGVREELGGTRYLDWHDGNGCIRLLAQRGNNLLLEYAGARTLLDHLNEHGDDDATQTFVNVFLRLMQSKLQNRPFPSGLIPLRMHFASLFKKAETDRTRGVNSQFVEAAAVADMLLNNQQNVQPLHSDLHHENVLHGKRGWLVIDPKGLIGDPMFDTANMFYNPLDRDDLRMSESRIEKMARTFSLAFARDIKTILGFGMTHACLSASWHDEDGNFDESKRSLGVAEAVRRVLQTI from the coding sequence ATGCTTGATGCAATAGCGGAGACTTTCCCACCGGAATGGAAAGTCTCCTCCCCCGAACTCGTCGCCGAGACCGCCACCAGCCGGATCGTCAAGGTGCGGCTGGAAGATGGCGAGCCCGCAATCATCAAACATCTGACCCCGCTCGGTGTGCGGGAAGAGTTGGGTGGCACGCGCTATCTGGACTGGCACGATGGCAATGGCTGTATTCGTTTGCTGGCGCAGCGGGGTAATAACCTCCTGCTTGAATATGCCGGCGCGCGCACCCTGCTTGATCATCTCAACGAACATGGTGACGACGACGCGACGCAGACCTTTGTCAATGTGTTCCTGCGCCTCATGCAGTCGAAACTGCAAAACCGGCCCTTCCCCTCGGGACTCATACCGTTGCGGATGCATTTCGCCAGCCTGTTCAAGAAGGCTGAGACGGACCGGACACGTGGGGTGAACAGCCAGTTCGTCGAAGCGGCGGCCGTTGCAGACATGCTCCTGAACAATCAACAAAACGTCCAGCCGTTGCATAGCGATCTGCACCACGAGAATGTACTGCACGGGAAACGCGGCTGGCTGGTGATCGATCCCAAGGGCCTGATCGGCGATCCGATGTTTGACACCGCCAACATGTTCTACAACCCGCTGGATCGCGACGATTTGCGGATGAGCGAAAGCCGTATCGAGAAGATGGCGCGGACTTTCTCACTCGCGTTCGCGCGCGATATCAAAACCATTCTGGGCTTTGGCATGACCCATGCCTGCCTCTCGGCCTCATGGCATGACGAGGACGGCAATTTCGACGAGTCGAAGCGCAGCCTTGGCGTGGCGGAGGCAGTCCGGCGTGTGCTGCAGACAATTTAG
- a CDS encoding type II toxin-antitoxin system Phd/YefM family antitoxin, translating into MNQINLYDAKTNLSSLVDRAASGEEVIIAKNGIPLAKLGPLPKQQEPRKPAHALGISYIAEDFDAVDPDIAALFNDATL; encoded by the coding sequence GTGAACCAGATCAATCTCTATGATGCGAAGACCAACCTTTCAAGTTTGGTGGATCGCGCTGCGTCCGGCGAAGAGGTCATCATTGCGAAGAATGGTATCCCGCTCGCAAAGCTCGGCCCTTTACCGAAACAGCAGGAACCGCGCAAGCCTGCTCATGCACTCGGGATCTCCTATATCGCCGAAGACTTCGACGCAGTAGACCCGGACATCGCAGCCCTGTTCAACGATGCCACATTGTAA
- a CDS encoding type II toxin-antitoxin system VapC family toxin, translated as MHLLLDTHVLLWWDEGADKLGAVTRDAIANPDNQIYISAASIWEIAIKSAKGKLRFSGSPHAAIERNGFLPLSISSHHAELAGHLAWSHPDPFDRMLIAQAQHDGMILVHADSVIYTYKEVPQLWARDT; from the coding sequence ATGCATCTGCTGCTCGACACGCATGTTCTTCTCTGGTGGGATGAGGGCGCCGATAAACTCGGCGCTGTAACCCGCGACGCAATTGCCAATCCTGACAACCAAATCTACATCAGCGCGGCATCGATCTGGGAAATTGCCATCAAAAGTGCCAAGGGCAAGTTACGATTTTCCGGCTCTCCCCATGCAGCCATCGAGCGAAATGGCTTTTTGCCGCTTTCCATATCGTCGCATCATGCCGAACTTGCGGGGCACCTTGCATGGTCACATCCAGACCCCTTCGACCGAATGCTGATAGCGCAGGCGCAGCATGACGGAATGATCCTAGTCCACGCCGACAGCGTGATTTATACCTACAAAGAAGTGCCCCAGCTTTGGGCGCGCGATACTTAG
- a CDS encoding COX15/CtaA family protein — protein MAANTLSQGMVVSVQDREARNRKYIRIWLYLVLIVLATIVLVGGATRMTGSGLSITEWKPIHGIIPPFGHDQWMEEFDKYRQIPQYQRLNKGMSLAEFQQIFWWEWAHRFLARGVGFLVAVPLAFFWLTGRLERRLKPRMIFILALGALQGAVGWWMVASGLVDRVDVSQYRLATHLTLACIIFAAVMYVARGLAVYSEAPANRRIQRLAGWFVLLVFIQIYLGALVAGLDAGLSYNTWPLMDGAVIPGNLFPIQPIWHNFFESPKTVQFVHRCFAYFVLIVAIWQAVSTVRQDPGTTHARRAVLLVLLVTLQAAIGITTLLMQVPIGLGLLHQFFAIVILGFSVAHWRGTKGAYARETEVVAER, from the coding sequence ATGGCTGCCAACACACTATCCCAGGGCATGGTCGTCTCGGTTCAGGACCGCGAAGCGCGCAACCGCAAATATATCCGCATCTGGCTTTATCTGGTGCTGATCGTTCTGGCGACCATCGTCCTTGTCGGCGGTGCAACACGCATGACCGGCTCCGGCCTTTCCATCACCGAATGGAAGCCTATCCATGGCATCATACCGCCGTTCGGCCACGATCAATGGATGGAGGAATTCGATAAATACCGGCAGATCCCGCAATATCAGCGGTTGAACAAGGGCATGAGCCTTGCGGAGTTCCAGCAGATATTCTGGTGGGAATGGGCGCACCGCTTTCTCGCGCGGGGCGTCGGCTTTCTCGTCGCCGTGCCGCTCGCCTTCTTCTGGCTCACCGGCAGGCTGGAGCGCCGGTTGAAGCCGCGCATGATCTTCATTCTGGCGCTTGGCGCTTTGCAAGGCGCAGTCGGCTGGTGGATGGTTGCTTCAGGACTCGTTGATCGCGTCGACGTCAGCCAGTACCGGCTCGCCACGCATCTCACGCTCGCCTGCATCATTTTCGCGGCGGTCATGTATGTCGCGCGCGGCCTTGCCGTCTATTCCGAAGCGCCGGCCAATCGCCGCATCCAGCGCCTTGCTGGCTGGTTCGTGCTTCTCGTCTTCATCCAGATTTATCTCGGAGCGTTGGTCGCCGGCCTTGACGCAGGCCTTTCCTACAATACCTGGCCGCTGATGGACGGGGCAGTCATTCCCGGCAACCTCTTTCCGATCCAGCCGATCTGGCACAATTTCTTCGAAAGCCCGAAGACAGTGCAATTCGTGCATCGCTGCTTTGCTTATTTCGTGCTGATCGTCGCCATCTGGCAGGCCGTATCGACAGTCCGGCAAGACCCCGGCACAACCCACGCACGGCGCGCCGTGCTTCTTGTTCTTCTGGTAACCCTGCAGGCGGCGATCGGCATCACGACGCTTTTGATGCAGGTGCCGATCGGCCTCGGCCTGCTGCATCAGTTTTTCGCCATTGTCATTCTCGGGTTTTCCGTCGCCCATTGGCGCGGCACCAAGGGCGCTTATGCGCGTGAGACAGAAGTCGTCGCTGAACGCTAA
- a CDS encoding DUF2842 domain-containing protein translates to MPVRLKKLIGTFLLVTLVCVYAIVATIFAVALLGNSGPWVHLLYFFGTGFLWVVPAMFIISWMERAPKKKA, encoded by the coding sequence ATGCCTGTAAGGCTGAAGAAACTCATCGGAACATTTCTGCTCGTGACGCTCGTCTGCGTCTATGCAATCGTCGCAACGATATTTGCCGTCGCTCTGCTTGGCAATTCCGGCCCGTGGGTTCATCTGCTTTATTTCTTCGGGACAGGATTCCTTTGGGTAGTACCGGCTATGTTTATCATCAGCTGGATGGAAAGGGCACCGAAGAAGAAGGCCTGA